The Arsenophonus sp. genome contains a region encoding:
- a CDS encoding 5'-3' exonuclease H3TH domain-containing protein, whose protein sequence is MDGSFYLYRAFYAFPKLTNSFGDPSGAIYGVLKMLNSLIKKYKSENLILVFDAKGKKFRNKLFSKYKAHRPPMPQDLSKQILPLYKILYYLGYPIFIIPNVEADDVIGTISNQFSNKKYSVYISTGDKDMEQLINNNIKIINTITKNIIDFKIIMNKYGIQPKLIIDLIALMGDKTDGIPGVCGIGKKTALNLIQKIGNINTIYNNLIKIKQLNFYHSDIIIQKLLKNKNNAFLSYQLAKIKTNLNIKIKYKKLKKRKTNQKKLLNLLNYYKIKNFFK, encoded by the coding sequence ATAGATGGTTCTTTTTATCTTTATCGTGCTTTTTATGCATTTCCAAAACTAACAAATAGTTTTGGTGATCCAAGTGGTGCTATTTACGGCGTATTAAAAATGTTAAATAGTTTAATAAAAAAATATAAATCAGAAAATTTAATATTAGTATTTGATGCAAAAGGAAAAAAATTTAGAAATAAATTATTTTCAAAATATAAAGCACATAGACCACCAATGCCACAAGATTTATCAAAACAAATATTACCGTTATATAAAATTTTATATTATTTAGGATATCCAATTTTTATCATTCCTAATGTCGAAGCAGACGATGTTATTGGTACAATATCAAATCAATTTTCTAATAAAAAATATTCTGTTTATATTAGTACAGGAGATAAAGATATGGAACAATTGATCAATAATAATATAAAAATTATTAACACTATAACAAAAAACATCATAGATTTTAAAATAATTATGAATAAATATGGTATTCAACCAAAATTAATCATTGATTTAATTGCTTTAATGGGAGATAAAACAGATGGAATACCAGGAGTTTGTGGTATAGGGAAAAAAACTGCATTAAATTTAATACAAAAAATTGGCAATATTAATACTATATATAATAATTTAATAAAAATTAAACAATTAAATTTTTATCATTCAGATATAATTATTCAAAAACTATTAAAAAATAAAAATAATGCCTTTTTATCTTATCAACTTGCAAAAATTAAAACTAATTTAAATATAAAAATTAAATATAAAAAATTAAAAAAAAGAAAGACAAATCAAAAAAAATTATTGAATCTACTTAATTATTATAAAATTAAAAACTTTTTTAAATGA
- the rpoD gene encoding RNA polymerase sigma factor RpoD, with translation MEHKPQSQLKILVTKGKEKGYLTYSEVNDHLPEDIVDSDQIEDIIQMINDMGIQVMEKTPDADDLILAETTAHTTDEDTVEETAQVLSNVETEIGRTTDPVRMYMREMGTVELLTREGEINIAKRIEEGINQVQSSVAEYPKAISYLLEQYKRVKKGKIRLSDIIIGFIDPNEENSNTPITHIGSILPKDALNDVNQNDNDEHNIDPEIAQKKFLELKKQYKKTRKKIKKNGRNHVTSIIEIEQLSEIFKQFKLVPKQFDYLVSNMRHMMNRVRIQERIIMKLCTEKCNMPKNNFIKLFLGNETSYQWLLTAKNMKKTWSNQLIYIEKDIQRSLQKLQQIEKETGLSIEHVKDINRRMSIGEAKARRAKKEMVEANLRLVISIAKKYTNRGLQFLDLIQEGNIGLMKAVDKFEYRRGYKFSTYATWWIRQAITRSIADQARTIRIPVHMIETINKLNRISRQMLQEIGREPYPEELAERMLIPEEKIRKVLKIAKEPISMETPIGDDEDSHLGDFIEDTTLDLPLDSATSESLKNATNEVLSGLTSREAKVLRMRFGIDMNTDHTLEEVGKQFDVTRERIRQIEAKALRKLRHPSRSELLRSFLDD, from the coding sequence ATGGAGCATAAGCCACAATCACAATTAAAAATATTAGTTACTAAAGGGAAGGAAAAAGGATATCTTACATATTCTGAAGTAAATGATCATTTACCTGAAGATATTGTAGATTCTGATCAAATTGAAGATATCATTCAAATGATTAATGATATGGGAATTCAAGTTATGGAAAAAACTCCTGATGCTGATGATTTAATTTTAGCAGAAACTACTGCTCATACAACTGATGAAGATACTGTAGAGGAAACTGCTCAAGTTCTATCTAATGTTGAAACAGAAATAGGAAGAACAACAGATCCAGTTAGAATGTATATGAGAGAAATGGGTACAGTAGAATTATTAACAAGAGAAGGCGAAATAAATATAGCTAAAAGAATAGAAGAAGGCATTAATCAAGTGCAATCTTCTGTAGCAGAATATCCAAAAGCTATATCCTATTTATTAGAACAATATAAACGTGTAAAAAAAGGAAAAATACGCTTATCAGATATCATTATTGGATTTATTGATCCTAATGAAGAAAATTCTAATACACCTATAACACATATAGGTTCAATATTACCAAAAGATGCATTAAATGATGTTAATCAGAATGATAACGATGAACATAATATTGATCCAGAAATAGCACAAAAAAAATTTTTAGAACTTAAAAAACAATATAAAAAAACAAGAAAAAAAATTAAAAAAAATGGAAGAAATCATGTTACATCTATTATTGAAATAGAACAATTATCTGAAATATTCAAACAATTTAAATTAGTTCCTAAACAATTTGATTACCTAGTTTCAAATATGCGTCATATGATGAATCGTGTAAGAATTCAAGAAAGAATTATCATGAAATTATGTACTGAAAAGTGTAATATGCCTAAAAATAATTTTATAAAATTATTTTTAGGAAATGAAACAAGTTATCAATGGTTATTAACTGCAAAGAACATGAAAAAAACATGGTCTAATCAATTAATATATATCGAAAAAGATATACAACGTTCTTTACAAAAACTTCAGCAAATTGAAAAAGAAACTGGACTTAGCATTGAACATGTCAAAGATATTAACCGTCGTATGTCTATCGGAGAAGCAAAAGCAAGACGTGCAAAAAAAGAAATGGTTGAAGCAAATTTAAGATTAGTAATTTCTATTGCAAAAAAATATACCAACAGAGGATTACAATTTCTAGATCTTATACAAGAAGGAAACATCGGATTAATGAAAGCAGTGGATAAATTTGAATATCGAAGAGGATATAAATTTTCAACTTATGCTACTTGGTGGATACGTCAAGCAATTACAAGATCTATTGCAGATCAAGCTAGAACAATAAGAATTCCTGTACATATGATTGAAACTATTAATAAATTAAATCGAATTTCAAGACAAATGTTACAAGAAATAGGCAGAGAACCTTATCCAGAAGAATTAGCAGAAAGAATGTTAATACCTGAAGAAAAAATTAGAAAAGTTTTAAAAATAGCTAAAGAACCTATATCTATGGAAACTCCAATAGGAGACGACGAAGATTCTCATCTTGGTGATTTTATAGAAGATACTACACTAGATTTACCTTTGGATTCAGCAACTTCGGAAAGTTTAAAAAACGCCACAAATGAAGTTTTATCTGGACTAACTAGTAGAGAAGCAAAAGTTTTAAGAATGCGCTTTGGAATCGATATGAATACGGATCATACTTTAGAAGAAGTAGGTAAACAATTTGATGTAACGCGTGAAAGAATTAGACAAATAGAAGCAAAAGCATTACGAAAATTAAGACATCCAAGTAGATCAGAATTATTACGAAGTTTTTTAGATGATTAA